The Devosia sp. A16 genome includes a window with the following:
- a CDS encoding universal stress protein, with product MKIAAFVDLSLYAHSVIDHAIWLARERQASVELINIVSPNELAASNLAPVHPAGAMLLQQDDALDAKVADLARQGHERLDQGRRLLNEAGVFDVSTRLLEGHTSRTMVQAASPASIIIMGKRGEQADLARLPLGSNLERLARGSKVPVLAVSRSFRPIKRMLAGVDAETSAAPAVNSLASGVLPTCPLELLHVGDSTETALQTLQQAETKLRGAGYEVRSRIEPGVAQTVIPERVVLDEIDLLAVSALGSSRLRSMILGSLTSELLRACQVPVLLC from the coding sequence ATGAAGATTGCGGCGTTCGTCGACCTATCGCTCTACGCACACAGTGTCATCGACCACGCTATCTGGCTCGCGCGTGAGAGGCAGGCCAGCGTCGAACTCATCAATATCGTGTCGCCGAACGAACTCGCAGCTTCCAATCTTGCGCCTGTTCATCCGGCAGGCGCCATGCTGCTGCAACAGGATGATGCTCTCGACGCCAAGGTTGCTGACCTCGCGCGCCAGGGGCACGAGCGATTGGATCAGGGCCGCAGACTATTGAACGAAGCGGGGGTGTTCGACGTCAGCACCCGCCTGCTCGAAGGGCATACTTCTCGCACGATGGTACAGGCCGCCTCGCCGGCTTCCATCATCATCATGGGCAAGCGCGGAGAGCAGGCCGACCTAGCGCGATTGCCGCTTGGTTCCAACCTCGAGCGCCTGGCCCGCGGCAGCAAGGTCCCCGTGCTGGCGGTTTCGCGCAGCTTCAGGCCGATCAAGCGCATGCTGGCGGGAGTGGACGCCGAGACTTCCGCCGCGCCGGCGGTGAACAGCCTCGCGAGCGGGGTTCTACCGACCTGCCCGCTCGAATTGCTGCATGTCGGCGATTCCACCGAGACTGCGCTGCAGACACTCCAGCAAGCCGAAACGAAGCTCCGAGGTGCAGGGTACGAAGTGAGATCCAGGATTGAACCGGGCGTGGCTCAGACGGTCATTCCGGAGCGTGTTGTCCTTGATGAGATCGACCTGCTCGCCGTGAGTGCGTTAGGCAGTTCCAGACTGAGGTCGATGATCCTGGGCAGCCTTACTTCGGAACTGCTTCGCGCCTGCCAGGTCCCGGTGTTGCTGTGCTGA
- a CDS encoding class I SAM-dependent methyltransferase, with product MLNVTIGAVALRLQTEPGLFSPQRADLGTLAMLSRITFETGDKVLDLGCGYGLVGILAAHHVSPLRVVMLDNDPRAVALARRNADANGVPEVTVQLSDGFRGTRESGFTKIISNPPYHVDFSVPKHFIEKGFNRLAPGGTMWMVTKRRDWYRNKFGAIFGGCRVHEIDGYHVFEATRLRASYARSR from the coding sequence ATGTTAAACGTGACGATCGGCGCAGTAGCGCTGCGACTGCAGACGGAGCCGGGCCTGTTTTCGCCGCAGCGCGCCGACCTTGGAACACTGGCGATGCTCTCGCGGATTACCTTTGAGACCGGCGACAAGGTGCTGGACCTCGGCTGCGGTTACGGCCTCGTGGGTATCCTCGCCGCCCACCATGTTTCGCCGCTACGGGTGGTCATGCTCGACAACGACCCGCGGGCCGTGGCGCTGGCCCGCCGCAATGCCGATGCCAACGGCGTGCCCGAGGTGACGGTGCAATTGTCGGACGGCTTCAGGGGTACGCGGGAGAGCGGCTTCACCAAGATCATTTCGAACCCGCCCTACCATGTGGATTTTTCTGTGCCGAAGCACTTCATCGAGAAGGGATTCAACCGCCTGGCGCCGGGTGGGACGATGTGGATGGTGACGAAGCGTCGCGACTGGTACCGCAACAAGTTCGGCGCCATTTTCGGCGGCTGTCGGGTGCATGAGATCGACGGCTACCACGTGTTCGAGGCGACCAGGCTCCGGGCGAGTTACGCGCGATCGCGGTAG
- a CDS encoding DUF2188 domain-containing protein, giving the protein MAKQHHFIVNHRDDIWQYTYRGSIFAHFKTRQEAIDAAIAAARATNEQEVQVLVQDADMKQEMVWRPDALDETPEPGPLQR; this is encoded by the coding sequence ATGGCCAAGCAGCACCACTTCATCGTCAATCATCGCGACGACATCTGGCAGTACACCTATCGTGGCAGCATCTTTGCGCATTTCAAAACCCGCCAGGAGGCAATCGATGCGGCGATCGCCGCCGCCCGCGCCACCAACGAGCAGGAGGTCCAGGTGCTGGTGCAAGATGCCGACATGAAGCAGGAAATGGTCTGGCGCCCCGATGCGCTCGACGAAACGCCCGAGCCTGGGCCGCTGCAACGGTAG
- a CDS encoding ABC transporter ATP-binding protein codes for MISPQPGAGPVSSAIAISVDALSARYGANTVLDKVSLEVRRGSSFALLGPNGAGKTTLLNILSTLRRPDGGSARVAGADVVRQQTEARRSLGMVFQDSSLDDRLTAWENLEFHGLVYGMAPRDRRQRSAAVLALVELEDWRDEIVRSFSGGMRRRLEIARALLHEPKILFLDEPTAGLDAQTRVRIWRYLDQLRRERDLTVLTTTHYIEEVEGADTICIIDHGKIIAQGTPEALKDEHGSRWLHLTPRDPAALEAIRAARPDAQPLGAYGLALPADDGAMTDAFLTAFRDRLVEVRFQDPTLESVFLSLTGRQLRDRADDQHNADKAAGRRGGRR; via the coding sequence ATGATTTCGCCACAGCCTGGCGCCGGCCCAGTTTCGTCCGCCATCGCCATCAGCGTTGACGCGCTCAGCGCGCGATACGGCGCCAACACCGTGCTCGACAAGGTGAGCCTCGAGGTCCGCCGCGGCTCGAGCTTCGCCCTGCTCGGCCCCAATGGCGCCGGCAAGACCACGCTGCTCAACATTCTCAGCACCTTGCGCCGGCCCGATGGCGGCAGCGCCCGCGTCGCCGGCGCCGATGTGGTGCGCCAGCAGACCGAGGCGCGCCGTTCGCTCGGCATGGTGTTCCAGGATTCGAGCCTCGACGATCGGCTGACCGCCTGGGAAAACCTCGAGTTCCATGGCCTCGTCTACGGCATGGCGCCGAGGGACCGCCGGCAACGCAGCGCCGCGGTGCTGGCGCTGGTCGAACTGGAAGACTGGCGCGACGAGATCGTGCGCAGTTTCTCGGGCGGCATGCGGCGGCGGCTGGAGATCGCCCGGGCCCTGCTGCACGAGCCGAAGATCCTGTTCCTCGACGAGCCGACTGCCGGGCTCGACGCCCAGACCCGGGTGCGGATCTGGCGTTATCTCGATCAACTGCGCCGCGAGCGCGACCTGACCGTGCTGACTACCACCCACTATATCGAGGAGGTCGAAGGCGCCGATACGATCTGCATCATCGACCACGGCAAGATCATTGCCCAAGGCACGCCGGAAGCGCTGAAGGACGAGCATGGCAGCCGCTGGCTGCACCTCACGCCGCGCGACCCGGCGGCGCTCGAGGCGATCCGCGCCGCGCGCCCCGACGCGCAGCCGCTCGGCGCGTACGGCCTTGCCCTCCCTGCCGATGACGGCGCCATGACCGATGCATTCCTCACCGCGTTCCGCGACCGGCTGGTCGAGGTCCGCTTCCAGGATCCGACGCTCGAAAGCGTTTTCCTGTCGCTCACCGGCCGGCAGTTGCGCGACCGCGCCGACGACCAGCACAATGCCGACAAGGCCGCAGGACGGCGCGGAGGCCGGCGATGA
- a CDS encoding ABC transporter permease, with protein sequence MNGVVMALRGLYGVWLREITRATRDRAQLIGGVSRPLIWLLILGVGLNPYFRGEVYGEVRFVIPYTYLQFLFPAVIVLNIMYTSIQFAVSVIWDREFGFLREVLVSPMPRWLILLGKVLGGATVATLHGALVLILARFADVTLSLEQVALALVLMFVLAFGLTSFGVILAGRVRSFEGFGVFSNTVILPLYFTSSSIFPLDPALTRAQQAVTYPEWLVFLVQINPITYAVDALRGVLINFNQFAPGWGIGVIVGMAVLFFIVATIDFARQ encoded by the coding sequence ATGAACGGCGTGGTCATGGCGCTGCGCGGCCTCTACGGCGTCTGGCTGCGAGAGATCACCCGCGCCACGCGCGACCGCGCGCAGCTCATCGGCGGGGTCAGCCGGCCGCTGATCTGGCTGCTGATCCTTGGCGTCGGGCTCAACCCCTATTTCCGCGGCGAGGTCTATGGCGAGGTCCGCTTCGTCATCCCCTATACCTACCTGCAGTTCCTGTTCCCGGCAGTGATCGTCCTCAACATCATGTACACCTCGATCCAGTTCGCGGTGTCGGTGATCTGGGATCGCGAGTTCGGGTTTCTCCGCGAAGTGCTGGTCTCGCCCATGCCGCGCTGGCTGATCCTGCTCGGCAAGGTCTTGGGCGGCGCCACGGTGGCAACGCTGCATGGCGCGCTGGTGCTGATTCTCGCCCGCTTCGCCGACGTCACGCTCAGCCTCGAGCAGGTGGCGCTGGCCCTCGTGCTGATGTTCGTCCTCGCCTTCGGGCTCACCAGCTTCGGGGTGATCCTCGCCGGACGGGTGCGCAGCTTCGAAGGGTTCGGGGTGTTCTCCAACACGGTGATCCTGCCGCTCTATTTCACCTCCTCGTCGATCTTTCCGCTCGATCCGGCGCTGACCCGCGCCCAGCAGGCGGTGACCTATCCCGAATGGCTGGTATTCCTGGTGCAGATCAACCCGATCACCTATGCGGTCGATGCGCTGCGCGGCGTGCTGATCAACTTCAACCAGTTCGCGCCCGGCTGGGGCATCGGGGTCATCGTCGGCATGGCGGTACTGTTCTTCATCGTCGCCACCATCGATTTCGCGCGGCAATGA
- a CDS encoding substrate-binding periplasmic protein, whose protein sequence is MSAIRNRWIRPAINLAVVVALLGALSYLPPDTSLADRQKTGVLKLCVPPRYPPLVTGDPQQPGFDIELAARLAERLGLRLAVNALSSIGTDFNPRNWSLTRAQCDIIAGGVADTVQTRSFLQTIPTPIESGWVGVSTTERLPAAGGAVTVLPGTSGLDRLALSGWLRQRGLRVIPARSPQHFVELLASGGAEAGITERFLTSTMALPAGARAFWLDPRFPPVRMALGLWKGDQTLKRAVAEALEAIGDTGELEALETRYHVESVEAAP, encoded by the coding sequence ATGAGCGCCATCCGCAATCGCTGGATCCGTCCCGCGATCAACCTCGCGGTCGTCGTGGCACTGCTGGGTGCCCTCAGCTACCTGCCCCCCGACACCTCGCTGGCCGACCGGCAGAAGACGGGGGTGCTGAAGCTCTGCGTGCCACCGCGCTACCCGCCGCTGGTCACCGGCGATCCGCAGCAACCCGGCTTCGATATCGAGCTCGCCGCCAGGCTCGCCGAGCGGCTGGGCCTGCGCCTCGCCGTCAACGCGCTGAGTTCGATCGGTACCGATTTCAATCCGCGCAACTGGTCGCTGACCCGCGCCCAGTGCGACATCATCGCCGGCGGCGTCGCCGACACCGTGCAGACCCGCAGTTTCCTCCAGACCATTCCCACCCCGATCGAAAGCGGGTGGGTCGGCGTATCGACGACGGAGCGGCTCCCGGCGGCCGGCGGAGCGGTGACGGTGCTGCCGGGAACCAGCGGGCTCGACCGGCTGGCGCTGTCGGGCTGGCTCCGCCAGCGGGGGCTGCGGGTGATTCCCGCCCGCTCGCCGCAACATTTCGTCGAGCTCCTGGCGAGTGGCGGCGCCGAGGCCGGAATCACCGAGCGTTTCCTCACCAGCACCATGGCGCTACCGGCCGGCGCGCGGGCCTTCTGGCTCGACCCCCGGTTCCCGCCCGTCCGCATGGCGCTCGGCCTGTGGAAGGGCGACCAGACGCTGAAACGCGCCGTGGCCGAAGCCCTTGAGGCGATCGGCGACACAGGCGAGCTCGAGGCGCTCGAAACCCGCTATCATGTTGAATCCGTTGAAGCGGCGCCCTGA
- a CDS encoding c-type cytochrome translates to MPLKLTYLAAVALTAALSGGTANAAGFTADQAAAGQTAYNSNCAQCHGKQLEGPDAPGLAGPDVMQNWATAGGLFDFIHVAMPPSAPGQLGDETYLNIIAYIMQFNGAQPGDEPLTADPDKLAAISLPEETKAGATAAAPATKAAAAATTAEAAPAVPQAFTWGKQLPGGPAPGAAAAPAATTPAVPQAYTWGKTLPTVAAPAAN, encoded by the coding sequence ATGCCCCTAAAGCTTACCTACCTCGCGGCCGTCGCGCTGACCGCCGCGTTGTCCGGCGGCACGGCCAATGCGGCGGGTTTTACCGCCGACCAGGCCGCCGCCGGCCAGACCGCCTACAACTCCAACTGCGCCCAGTGTCACGGCAAGCAGCTCGAAGGTCCGGATGCCCCGGGTCTGGCGGGCCCCGACGTGATGCAGAACTGGGCCACCGCCGGTGGACTGTTCGATTTCATCCACGTGGCCATGCCGCCTTCGGCGCCGGGCCAGCTCGGCGATGAGACCTATCTCAACATCATTGCCTACATCATGCAGTTCAACGGCGCCCAGCCGGGTGACGAACCGCTGACCGCCGACCCCGACAAGCTCGCCGCCATCTCGCTGCCTGAGGAAACCAAGGCAGGCGCGACCGCGGCGGCTCCGGCAACCAAAGCGGCGGCCGCCGCCACCACTGCCGAGGCGGCGCCGGCTGTTCCCCAGGCCTTCACCTGGGGCAAGCAGCTGCCCGGCGGTCCGGCCCCGGGCGCAGCGGCGGCTCCCGCCGCGACCACTCCCGCAGTTCCGCAGGCGTACACCTGGGGCAAGACGCTCCCCACCGTCGCCGCGCCCGCTGCCAACTGA